In Litoribacterium kuwaitense, a single window of DNA contains:
- a CDS encoding NifU family protein, giving the protein MGKESITMNEQVQEVLDKLRPFLLRDGGDVELVDIEDGIVKLRLMGACGTCPSSTITLKAGIERALLAEVPGVREVEQVF; this is encoded by the coding sequence ATGGGAAAGGAGTCGATAACAATGAATGAACAAGTCCAAGAAGTGCTTGATAAACTTCGCCCGTTTCTTTTACGAGATGGTGGTGACGTAGAGCTTGTCGATATCGAAGACGGCATCGTTAAATTACGACTAATGGGTGCCTGTGGTACATGCCCCAGCTCAACAATTACTTTAAAAGCCGGCATTGAACGTGCCTTGCTCGCTGAAGTACCAGGCGTTCGCGAAGTAGAACAGGTTTTTTAA